Proteins encoded together in one Solanum lycopersicum chromosome 7, SLM_r2.1 window:
- the LOC138337496 gene encoding uncharacterized protein, with product MVSKNCVAFLAYLRDDTSKVLSIEFVSIVHEFLDVFPVDLPGMTPDRDIDFYIDLESGTRPISIPLYRMAPTELSELKAQLPELFEYRQLNKVTINNKYPIPPIHDLFDQLQGEMQCPLKKGNGVESADSALMHASVAGVPTVKHLKRNRFYAMKGREEQEKFADVVIGSTLSFVNPLLALTFEILPEVLYDPIVVSTPLGKNVRTNRVYKDCPIVVSGKANVVADVFSRMSMGSTANIEDGTKEMVNDVHTLARLGVQMTMSAHFIHVKSTYRVEDYARLYIDEIVESSIQKLEDMFRACVIDFRDSRKRPLEFDVIDQVYLKISPMKGVMRFGRKGKLSSRDVGPYKILQRVGEMAYELTLPTELYSAHIFFHVFILKKFLGDPALILPIEGLGVHEDMSYEEVRIEILERQFKWIRNKEIATLKALWRNHLVEGATWEAEGIWDPATLMFSAPEVSLPTLQSKFPYFSVLCCYCLFVDSNYDMI from the exons ATGGTGAGTAAGAATTGTGTAGCTTTCTTGGCatatctcagggatgatacttccaaagtacTTTCGATTGAGTTTGTTTCGATAgtccatgagtttctggatgtgtttcctgtagaccttcctggtatgacaccagatagggatattgatttttatattgatcTAGAGTCGGGTACTCGCCCTATTTCCATTCCcctttatagaatggctccaactGAATTAAgtgagttaaaggcccaacttccgGAGTTGTTTG AATACAGGcagctgaataaggtaactattaataacaagtatcccattcctccaattcatgatttgttcgatcagttacaaggtgagATGCAGTGTCCCTTAAAGAagggcaatggag TGGAGAGTGCAGATAGTGCACTAATGCATGCTTCGGTTGCG GGTGTACCAACAGTCAAGCATCTTAAGAGGAACAGGTTCTACGCCATGAAGGgcagggaggagcaggagaagttcGCTGATGTGGTCATAG ggtctacgctttcctttgtaaATCCTTTACTTGCTCTAACTTTTGAGATATTGCCTGAAGTTCTatatgatcctatagtggttagtacacctttaggaaaaaatgtaagaactaatagagtatacaaggattgcccaatagttgtaaGTG gtaaggctaatgttgtagctgatgTTTTtagcaggatgagcatgggaagtacaGCAAACATTGAGGATGGAACAAAGGAGATGGTGAATGATGTACACACACTGGCCAGACTGGGTGTGCA GATGACTATGTCTGCTCACTTTATCcatgtgaagtctacttacagagttgaggattatgcgagactctacattgatgagatt GTGGAGAGTTCCATTCAGAAATTGGAAGACATGTTtagggcgtgtgtgattgatttcaggG acAGCAGAAAACgacccttagagtttgatgttattgaccaggtctatttgaagatatcacctatgaaaggggtgatgaggtttggcaggaaggggaagttgagtTCGAGGGATGTTGGTCCATATAAGATCCTACAGCGTGTGGGTGAGATGGCCTATGAGTTGACATTGCCTACGGAGCTATATTCtgctcatatattttttcatgtctttattttaaagaagttcctaggtgatccagcattGATTCTACCtattgaaggtttgggggtcCATGAAGAcatgtcctatgaggaggtacgTATTGAGATTTTAGAAAGACAGTTCAAGTGGATAAGGAATAAGGAGATTGCCACATTGAAGGCATTGTGGAGGAATCATCTcgttgagggtgctacgtgggaggccgAGGGGATATGGGATCCCGCTACCCTCATGTTTTCAGCTCCTGAGGTTAGTCTTCCTACTCTTCAGTCTAAGTTTCCTTATTTCTCTGttctttgttgttattgtttgtTTGTTGATAGtaattatgatatgatctga
- the LOC138337497 gene encoding uncharacterized protein, which yields MAPLEALYGRRCRYPIGLFDVFEGRPWVTDILRESLYKVKFIQEKLLAAQNRQKEYADRKVRDFDFMEGEQVLLKVSPMKGVMRLGKRGKHSPRYISPFEVLKRVGEVAYGLALTPGLSGLHLVFHVSMLKKYNGDENYIIRWDSVLLDENLSYEEEPVAILDREVRKL from the coding sequence atggccccacttgaggcactatatgggaggagatgtaggtatCCCATTGGTTTGTTTGATGTATTTGAGGGTAGACCATGGGTTACCGATATCTTGAGGGAATCGttatataaagtaaaattcattcaagagaagcttctagcagctcagaacaggcagaaagaatatgcagatcgaaaggttagggactttgattttatggagggtgaacaagtcttgctgaaggtttcgcccatgaagggggtgatgcgGCTTGGGAAGCGAGGTAAGcatagtccgaggtatattagtccatttgaagttctgaagcgtgTGGGGGAGGTTGCTTATGGACTGGCATTGactccaggactctcaggatTGCAcctggtatttcatgtgtctatgctgaaaaaatacaatggggatgaaaactacattattcgttgggattcagttcttcttgatgagaatttgtcatatgaggaggagcctgttgctattttagatagagaggtTCGCAAGTTGTGA